From a single Aspergillus puulaauensis MK2 DNA, chromosome 2, nearly complete sequence genomic region:
- the CCT8 gene encoding chaperonin-containing T-complex subunit CCT8 (COG:O;~EggNog:ENOG410PGJ7;~InterPro:IPR002423,IPR012721,IPR027410,IPR027413, IPR017998,IPR002194,IPR027409;~PFAM:PF00118;~go_function: GO:0005524 - ATP binding [Evidence IEA];~go_function: GO:0051082 - unfolded protein binding [Evidence IEA];~go_process: GO:0006457 - protein folding [Evidence IEA]), whose product MSLSLPGPSQAGLFKPGYQSHDAEDGAVIRNIEACQAISQTVQTSLGPYGRNKIVINHLQKMILTSDAATILRELEVVHPAAKLLVMASQQQDAEMGDGTNLVIVLAGELLKKAEELLRLGLKTSDIAQGYEKAQNFALKVLEDLAVDRLQDMRSQEELTKALRTVVASKQSGTEQILASLVAEAVLAVLPKNPLNFNVDNVRVVKIMGGSLEQSRVIKGMVFGREPEGAIKKAQKAKVGVFSCPIDISQTETKGTVLLKNAQDMLDFTKGEEERLESAIKELYDSGLRVVVAGAQVGDLALHYLNRFNICVVKILSKFELRRLCRVVGATPLARLGAPMPDEMGSIDVVETTEIGGDRVTVFRQEDSTAVTRTSTIVLRGATQNHLDDVERAIDDGVNAVKAITKDPRLVPGAGATEIQLVERISAFADRTPGLPQHAIRKYAEAFEVIPRTLAESAGLDATEVLSRLYTAHHRVNTTENGGEEEKPTEDGEEPYWTTGIDLEGTLSSAGTLDSVEEGILDLLASKSWAIRLASESARTVLSVDQIIVARQAGGPKPPGPNPNWDED is encoded by the exons ATGTCGCTGTCTCTACCCGGTCCTTCCCAGGCCGGCCTCTTCAAGCCAGGCTACCAAAG CCatgatgctgaagatggtGCCGTTATCCGCAACATCGAGGCCTGTCAGGCTATCTCCCAGACCGTCCAAACGTCGCTTGGTCCGTATGGCCGCAACAAGATTGTCATCAACCACCTGCAAAAAATGATTCTCACATCAGACGCCGCTACAATCCTGCGCGAGTTGGAAGTGGTTCACCCGGCTGCtaagctgctggtgatggcgaGTCAACAGCAGGATGCGGAGATGGGTGACGGAACCAATCTAGTTATTGTGTTGGCGGGTGAActgctgaagaaggctgAAGAATTGCTACGGTTGGGTCTGAAGACGAGTGATATTGCTCAGGGTTACGAAAAAGCACAGAACTTTGCACTTAAGGTGCTGGAAG ATCTCGCCGTGGACCGTTTACAGGACATGCGctcccaggaagaactcACCAAGGCCCTCCGCACGGTAGTCGCCAGTAAGCAGTCCGGTACTGAGCAGATCCTCGCTTCTCTTGTTGCAGAGGCCGTTctcgccgtcctccccaagaaccccctcaacttcaacgtCGATAATGTCCGCGTCGTGAAGATCATGGGAGGCAGTCTGGAACAGTCCCGCGTAATCAAGGGTATGGTGTTCGGCCGCGAACCCGAAGGTGCTATCAAGAAGGCCCAGAAGGCCAAGGTTGGTGTATTCAGCTGCCCGATCGACATCTCCCAGACCGAGACCAAGGGCACCGTCCTCCTCAAGAACGCCCAAGACATGCTTGATTTCACCAAGGGTGAGGAAGAACGCCTCGAATCTGCCATCAAGGAGCTCTACGACTCCGGCCTCcgcgtcgtcgtcgctggcGCCCAAGTCGGCGACCTAGCCCTCCACTACCTCAACCGCTTCAACATCTGCGTGGTCAAGATCCTGTCCAAGTTCGAGCTCCGCCGTCTCTGCCGCGTCGTCGGCGCTACGCCCCTCGCTCGCCTCGGCGCCCCCATGCCCGACGAAATGGGCTCTATCGACGTCGTCGAAACCACCGAAATTGGCGGCGACCGTGTCACCGTCTTCCGCCAGGAAGACTCCACCGCCGTCACCCGCACCTCGACCATCGTACTCCGCGGCGCAACCCAGAACCACCTCGATGACGTCGAGCGCGCCATCGACGACGGCGTCAATGCCGTCAAGGCCATCACCAAGGACCCCCGTCTCGTTcccggcgccggcgcaacAGAAATCCAACTCGTCGAGCGCATCTCCGCCTTCGCGGACCGGACGCCTGGTCTCCCTCAGCACGCTATCCGCAAATACGCCGAGGCATTCGAGGTCATCCCACGCACGCTCGCCGAATCTGCCGGTCTCGACGCAACCGAAGTTTTATCCCGTCTCTACACCGCGCACCACCGCGTCAACACCACCGAGaatggcggagaggaagaaaagcctactgaggatggagaggagcCCTACTGGACTACTGGAATTGATCTTGAGGGGACCTTGTCGTCGGCTGGCACTTTGGACTCTGTGGAAGAGGGCATTCTCGATCTGCTTGCTTCCAAGAGCTGGGCTATCCGTCTGGCTAGTGAGTCGGCCAGGACTGTTCTCAGCGTTGACCAAATCATCGTTGCTCGACAGGCTGGTGGGCCTAAGCCTCCTGGTCCCAACCCTAACTGGGATGAGgactaa